The Siniperca chuatsi isolate FFG_IHB_CAS linkage group LG17, ASM2008510v1, whole genome shotgun sequence genomic sequence TTACCATTACTGTCGGTTACTTTTGTGTCAGTACCAGCACAGTGGACTGGTTTCTTCCGTGCGTGgattttcttgtgtttcagaAATTGTTTTCTAAACCTAAAACGCTGCCCACAAACTGAACAGCTTAACGGCTTTTCTCCTGTGTGAGTTGTCATGTGACTAATTAATTGCGCCCTTTCCAAAAATCGTTTTCTGCAAACGGAGCagctaaatggtttctctcccgTGTGACGTTTCTTGTGCACATTCAGACTGGACTTGGAGCAAAATGTTTTCCCACACTCAGAGCAGGTATTTGATTTGACAGCGATGTCATTATGTTTCACAGAGTTTAAACCTGACTGGCTTTTGCTGCGCTCGGTCCAGTCATCGCCACCGTCTTCAGTCTCAGGTTTAGAAGAGTCATCAGTGTcaggttgtaaatgtgtatctggatctgagttcctggctggtcctggtcctccacagtcctctccatcagctcctgtttccatctgtccagctgagctgctggctggaggctctgcctctctgttctcctcagtttggttttgatgaagctgtgaggcCCGACGACCGACACACTTGTGTCTTTTGAATTGATGAAGCCAAGTGAATCCTTTGTCACAAACGCTGCAGCTGAACTGTTTCTCCCCCGTGTGGACCGCCATGTGTCCTACCAAATGTCCCTTTTGTGAAAATCCATTGCCACAAACTGAGCAACTAAAAggcttctctcctgtgtgagTCCTCATGTGTATTTTCACATGTACACTTTGAGTGAAagttttaccacaaactgagcaACTGTAAGGTTTCTCTCCTGTATGAGTCCTCATGTGTTTCATCAGTTTTCCCTTGTAACAAAATCTTTTCCCACAATCGGAGCAGCTAAATGATTTTTTGCCGGTATTGTATCTCTCATCACTTACAGggatttcattatttttctgagAGTTTAACTGTGAGGCCTGACGACCGACACAC encodes the following:
- the LOC122864550 gene encoding gastrula zinc finger protein XlCGF57.1-like, with the translated sequence MKHMRTHTGEKPYSCSVCGKTFTQSVHVKIHMRTHTGEKPFSCSVCGNGFSQKGHLVGHMAVHTGEKQFSCSVCDKGFTWLHQFKRHKCVGRRASQLHQNQTEENREAEPPASSSAGQMETGADGEDCGGPGPARNSDPDTHLQPDTDDSSKPETEDGGDDWTERSKSQSGLNSVKHNDIAVKSNTCSECGKTFCSKSSLNVHKKRHTGEKPFSCSVCRKRFLERAQLISHMTTHTGEKPLSCSVCGQRFRFRKQFLKHKKIHARKKPVHCAGTDTKVTDSNGNTDKGSEPLKNMTLASSEPDAEVSDDGWKKTREPHPGFISLKNNVTVSDEGCYTGPKPDICSECGKIFHVRGSLKRHMRIHTGEKPFSCSVCGSRFNQKSYLQLHMRIHTGEKPFSCSVCDKRFADKRWLGHHTAIHTKEKRFRCSACDERFTWLYQLKNHQSVCDPIQFHQNQTAKTFSCTECGRKFRYRYCMTKHMRTHTEEKLQVTNGTGKTPKCI